The nucleotide sequence CGCACCTTCTGGCCGCGCTTCGCTTCGGAGACGACGCCCATCGGCGCGGTGCGCGGGATTGCGGGCAGCGCGGACGAGAGCCTGCAGGGGCACCTGCGCGCGGGCGTGTCGCTTCAGGACACGGCGGTGGCGGGCGGCCTGACGCTGCGTGACTTCAACGACCTGCGGGGCGGAGACCGCGTGGGCGTGCAGCAGTACACGGGCTACCAGGAGGGCGACGCGGCGCTGAAGGTGCGCCACCGCTTCCAGCCGGGGCTCCAGCTGTACCTCCAGTACCAGGGCGTGCGGCAGTCGGACGCGCCGCGGCTGGACCGCTCGGCGCCAGGGGACTTCCGGCGCTTCAGCGACCAGGAGCGCGACTTCGCGCACGCGCGCCTGGAGCACTCGGGCTCGGGCTTCCTGCGGCGCGGCGCGGTGGAGCTCAGCGTGCACCGCCAGAGCGAGCAGGTGGACCGCTTCCGCGTGGCGCGGGACCGGCTGGATCGCGACAGCGTGAATGTGTGGACGGTGGGCCTGCGCGCGGAGGGCGAGGCGCCGGCGCTGTCGGCGCTGCCGGGTGCTCCGGTGCCCATCTTCGGGGCGGAGGTCTTCCACGACAAGGCGACGAGCAACGCCGGCCGCAGCCCGCTGTCCGAGCCAGCGCTGGACTTCTCTCCGTTGCCGGAGGATGCGCGCTACCCGGGGGCGCCCACATCGGTGTCGGCCGGCGTCTTCGGCCTGCTCTCCAGCGACGTGGAGCGGCCGTTCTCGTACCACGCGGGTCTGAGGGCGCAGCTCCACCGCGTGTCGCTGCCCGAGGACTCGCGGCTCAGGGAGGCGTTCCCCGACGCGAGCACCCCCTTGCCAGTGCTGCCCGCGACGACGCAGAACTCGCAGGGCCTCGCGGGAGAGCTGGGCGTGCGGCAGCGGGTGGCGGACGGGGTCTCGGTGCTGCTCAACCTGGGCTCGGCCTTCCGGGCCCCCAACATCGACGACTACCTGCGGCTGGGCGCGGATGGCCCGGGCTACCTGGTGCCCGGGCGCGACCTGCACCCCGAGCAGTCCTACACCGCCGAGCTGGGCACTCGGGTGGACCGCGGGTTGGTGGGCGCCCAGCTCTTCTACGCCTTCACGGTGGTGGACGGGCTGGTGGGCAACGTCCCGACGTTGCTGGATGGGCAGCAGTTCACCCCGGACGACGTGCCCTACCGCACGCGGCAGAACCTCGACCGCGCGGACATCCACGCGCTGGAGGCCTCGGTGTCCGTGAAGGTGCTGCCGTCGCTGACGCTGGCGACGCACGCCACGTACACGCACACGACGTCGCGGCGGCAGGACCTCACGGTGGAGGGGTCGCCCTTCATCCGCGAGCCGCTGTCGCGCACGCCGCCGCTCAACGGCCTGGTGCGCGCCACGTGGGAGCCGGGCGACGTCTTCTTCCTGGAGGGCGTGTCGCGCTGGGGGCTGGAGCAGGACGCCTTCTCCGCGGCGGACCTGCTGGACATCCGCACCTGCCCGGAGGTGCCGGACTGTGACCGGACGCCGAGCTTCATCGTCTTCCACGCGAGGGCGGGAGCGAAGCTGGGCAAGCGCCTGTCGGCGGCCGTCACCGTGCAGAACCTGCTGGATGCGACGTACCGCACGCATGGCTCGGGCGTGGATGAGCCGGGCCGCTCCGCCGTGCTGTCCCTGGAGGCTTCGCTGTGATGCGCCGGATGCTGATGGTGATGGTGGTGCTGGCCGCGGGGTGCTCCTCGGGCCTGGGTGAGCCGTGCGACGCGCAGACGGCGTGCCCGGACGACCTGGTGTGCAGCTTCGCCCAGGGGGAGGACGGGCCGGCGTCGCTTGGCGTGTGTGACTACCCGCTGCGCGGCGAGGGCGGCGCGTGCACCGTGGCGGCGGAGTGCGAGCGCTCGCTGACGTGCTCCAACCACTTCACGCCAGGGGACAGGTACGGCACCTGCGTGAAGAAGCTCGCGGACGGTGCCGCATGCTTCACGGACCGGGACTGCCAGGGCGGCACCTGTGAGGGTGCATCCGGCAGTGCGCTGGACGGCGTCTGCACGTCGGAGCGCTGAGCGCGGCGTCCCCGTGCGGCTCGGGCATCCTGGCCCGGGCCGCGTGACGCTGGCGAGCCGCCTCAGTGCTTCATCGGCGCGGAGGCGAGCCGCAGGTAGACCATGCCGCCCACGGGGAGGGCGGGGCCGTACACCTCGCGCAGCCGCTCCGGCACGGGGTTGACGCTCACGCGTGCGCCGATGCCGGGGACGAAGTCGCCCCAGGTGCCCAGGTTGCGCAGGTAGCCGAGCGACAGCCCCACGGTGTCGAAGGTGGAGCCATGGAAGGCCTCGGGGAGCACGAGGTCGTGGTCGTTCTTCCGCACGTACTCCGCGCGCCCGAAGAGGACGTTGCGGCCGTCGAGGTCCAGGTTCGACTCCAGCAGGAAGGCGTTGGTGTCGCCGGAGTGCTCGCCCACGTTGCGGCCGAAGGCGGCGGTGGTGGCCCAGTGCCCGGCCGCGCCCAGGGGCCGGTGGTACATCACCGAGGCGGTGAGCCGGTGCAGGGGCTCGTCGGGCTCCAGCGGGTCGTGGCTGGGCAGGTAGCCATAGGACACCTGGGCGCTCACGTTGCGCGTGGGGTTGGTGGTGAGCCGCAGGGCGTAGGAGTCGGGGACGCGCAGGTCGAAGTCCCAGCGATTCTCATCGGGTTCCCGCCCGTTGAACCAGGACAGCTCCAGCTTCGCGGTGGGCGTGAGCAGGGCGGCGGTCAGCACGCCGAAGCTGATGTGTGAGGAGTCGAGCCAGTGGTGGCCGATGGCCGCCAGCGGAT is from Pyxidicoccus xibeiensis and encodes:
- a CDS encoding TonB-dependent receptor plug domain-containing protein, which produces MSEPSAPEPASAEASPPAGQAPSALEPNAPPPGNPVAPSMPVPAGAVEPETGVEPVIPRTVVTATRAPRPTSSQPRAMSVVSRDDLARRPARTTPEALFESEGVFLQKTNHGGGAPIIRGLYGQHVLLLVDGVRLNNGTVRSGPNQYLNTVDPFLVEQIEVVRGPGSVLYGSDALGGVVNVRTFWPRFASETTPIGAVRGIAGSADESLQGHLRAGVSLQDTAVAGGLTLRDFNDLRGGDRVGVQQYTGYQEGDAALKVRHRFQPGLQLYLQYQGVRQSDAPRLDRSAPGDFRRFSDQERDFAHARLEHSGSGFLRRGAVELSVHRQSEQVDRFRVARDRLDRDSVNVWTVGLRAEGEAPALSALPGAPVPIFGAEVFHDKATSNAGRSPLSEPALDFSPLPEDARYPGAPTSVSAGVFGLLSSDVERPFSYHAGLRAQLHRVSLPEDSRLREAFPDASTPLPVLPATTQNSQGLAGELGVRQRVADGVSVLLNLGSAFRAPNIDDYLRLGADGPGYLVPGRDLHPEQSYTAELGTRVDRGLVGAQLFYAFTVVDGLVGNVPTLLDGQQFTPDDVPYRTRQNLDRADIHALEASVSVKVLPSLTLATHATYTHTTSRRQDLTVEGSPFIREPLSRTPPLNGLVRATWEPGDVFFLEGVSRWGLEQDAFSAADLLDIRTCPEVPDCDRTPSFIVFHARAGAKLGKRLSAAVTVQNLLDATYRTHGSGVDEPGRSAVLSLEASL
- a CDS encoding P2X purinoceptor — protein: MRRMLMVMVVLAAGCSSGLGEPCDAQTACPDDLVCSFAQGEDGPASLGVCDYPLRGEGGACTVAAECERSLTCSNHFTPGDRYGTCVKKLADGAACFTDRDCQGGTCEGASGSALDGVCTSER